A genome region from Oenanthe melanoleuca isolate GR-GAL-2019-014 chromosome 2, OMel1.0, whole genome shotgun sequence includes the following:
- the EN2 gene encoding homeobox protein engrailed-2 → MEEGGRSPREEAAEPQESGGDAEPGGGGVGRRGLLLPPGDPPHPHPHPHRITNFFIDNILRPEFGRRKEAGGPDGEPRRPGAESRRSPAAAPAPGAALPGGGAGSPGRGEGGPAGLALHGAAKKGGDPAALEAALKARGLSGGDLSVSSDSDSSQASSNAGNQPMLWPAWVYCTRYSDRPSSGPRSRKPKKKNPNKEDKRPRTAFTAEQLQRLKAEFQTNRYLTEQRRQSLAQELGLNESQIKIWFQNKRAKIKKATGSKNSLAVHLMAQGLYNHSTTAKDGKSDSE, encoded by the exons ATGGAGGAGGGCGGCCGGAGCCCCCGGGAGGAGGCGGCCGAGCCGCAGGAGTCCGGCGGCGACGCGgagcccggcggcggcggcgtcgggcggcgggggctgctgctcccccccGGTGACCCCCCGCACCCCCACCCGCACCCGCACCGCATCACCAACTTCTTCATCGACAACATCCTGCGGCCCGAGTTCGGGCGGAGGAAGGAGGCGGGCGGCCCCGACGGAGAGCCCCGGCGGCCGGGCGCGGAGagccgccgcagccccgccgcgGCGCCGGCCCCCGGCGCTGCGCTgcccggcggcggggcgggctcgccgggccggggggagggcggccccgccgggctGGCCCTGCACGGCGCCGCCAAGAAGGGGGGGGACCCCGCGGCGCTGGAGGCGGCCCTGAAGGCGCGGGGGCTGAGCGGCGGCGACCTCTCGGTGAGCTCGGACTCGGATAGCTCCCAGGCCAGCTCCAACGCCGGCAACCAGCCCATGCTGTGGCCCGCCTGGGTGTACTGCACGCGGTACTCGGACCGGCCCTCCTCAG GTCCCCGCTCCCGCAAACCAAAGAAGAAGAACCCCAACAAGGAGGACAAGCGGCCTCGCACCGCCTTCACCGCCGAGCAGCTGCAGAGACTCAAGGCCGAGTTCCAGACGAACCGGTACCTGACGGAGCAGCGGCGGCAGAGCCTGGCCCAGGAGCTCGGGCTCAACGAGTCCCAGATCAAAATCTGGTTCCAGAACAAACGAGCCAAGATCAAGAAGGCGACGGGCAGTAAGAACTCCCTGGCAGTGCACCTCATGGCCCAGGGGCTCTACAACCACTCCACCACGGCGAAAGACGGCAAGTCGGACAGTGAATAG